The following are encoded in a window of Catharus ustulatus isolate bCatUst1 chromosome 12, bCatUst1.pri.v2, whole genome shotgun sequence genomic DNA:
- the PSTPIP1 gene encoding proline-serine-threonine phosphatase-interacting protein 1 isoform X2 — translation MLKQQIENVGNSHIQLAVMLKEELKGIEEFRERQKEQRKKYESAMERMQKNKVSHYKKTMESKKTYEQKCREADEAEQSLERTSASGSQKQTEKSQNKAKQCRDAANEAENVYKQNIEQLDKVRTEWEQEHIKTCEVFQLQECDRITILRNSLWVHCNQLSLQCVKDDELYEEVRLSLENCVVESDIDYFIKTKMTGTQPPAAIGYENYYSRERSSSPTQSCGMMKRFSGLLHGSSKNTTETATPSAPPLERTDGVYATLLVNEIAGTSRDYRVLYDYTAQNVDELDISEGDIVVVIAENEDGWWTAERNGQQGFVPGSYLEKL, via the exons ATGCTCAAGCAAC AAATTGAAAATGTTGGAAACTCTCATATCCAGCTGGCAGTAATGCTGAAGGAAGAGCTGAAAGGAATAGAGGAGTTCCGAGAAAGGCAGaaggagcaaagaaaaaag TACGAATCTGCAATGGAGCGGATGCAGAAGAACAAAGTGTCCCATTATAAGAAAACCATGGAG TCCAAGAAGACCTACGAGCAGAAGTGCAGGGAGGCAGACGAGGCCGAGCAGTCCTTGGAACGCACCAGCGCTTCAGGCAgccaaaagcaaacagaaaag agCCAGAACAAAGCCAAGCAATGCAGAGATGCAGCAAATGAAGCAG AGAATGTGTACAAACAGAACATCGAGCAGCTGGATAAGGTCAGGACAGAGTGGGAACAGGAACACATCAAGACCTGCGAG gtgttccagctgcaggagtgcGACCGCATCACCATCCTGCGGAACTCGCTGTGGGTGCACTGCAACCAGCTGTCTCTGCAGTGTGTGAAGGATGATGAG CTCTATGAAGAGGTTcggctcagcctggagaactgTGTTGTGGAGTCAGACATAGACTACTTCATTAAGACAAAAATGACAGGAACACAACCCCCAG CTGCCATAGGGTACGAGAACTACTACAGCAGGGAGcgcagcagcagccccacccAGTCCTGCGGCATGATGAAGAG ATTCTCTGGACTGCTGCATGGGAGCAGCAAAAACACCACGGAAACTGCCACTCCTTCAGCCCCTCCTCTGG aGAGAACAGACGGAGTCTATGCAACCCTTTTAGTAAATGAAATAGCTGGGACATCACGGGACTACAGAGTACTTTATGACTATACAGCCCAG AACGTGGATGAACTGGACATCAGTGAAGGAGACATTGTAGTTGTGATTGCAGAAAATGAGGATGGCTGGTGGACAGCAGAAAGGAACGGGCAGCAAGGCTTCGTGCCAGGCTCTTATCTTGAAAAGCTTTGA